A region from the Gemmatimonadota bacterium genome encodes:
- a CDS encoding succinate dehydrogenase, with the protein MATQSVAIPPPGLGRTLRRDRWWAQPLAVAVGLAGLGAYATWAIFQGKNFFVDPYLSPFYSPCLTADCPLEVGIVGIEWWKFSPAILMMVFILGFRATCYYYRKAYYRSYFIDPPACAVGEHRGHRYRGETAFPFILQNLHRYFLYLSIPILLFLWYDSIQAFLFSNEATGEKEFGMGVGTLVLLVNVALLTGYLLGCHSLRHLAGGKIDCFSCARYGRARFHIWRGMSFFNADHMFWAWTSLVTVCLADLYVRLVATGVIADLRIL; encoded by the coding sequence ATGGCGACGCAGTCCGTGGCGATCCCGCCGCCCGGGTTGGGCAGGACACTCCGGCGTGACCGGTGGTGGGCCCAGCCGCTGGCGGTGGCGGTGGGGCTGGCAGGGCTGGGGGCGTACGCGACCTGGGCGATCTTCCAGGGCAAGAACTTCTTCGTCGATCCCTACCTCTCCCCGTTCTACTCTCCCTGTCTCACCGCTGACTGCCCGCTCGAAGTCGGCATCGTGGGCATCGAGTGGTGGAAGTTCTCGCCGGCCATCCTGATGATGGTGTTCATCCTGGGCTTCCGCGCCACCTGCTACTACTACCGGAAGGCTTACTACCGCTCCTACTTCATTGACCCACCGGCGTGCGCGGTGGGCGAGCACCGGGGGCACCGCTACAGGGGCGAGACGGCCTTCCCCTTCATCCTGCAGAACCTGCACCGCTACTTCCTGTATCTCTCGATCCCCATCCTGCTCTTCCTCTGGTACGACTCGATCCAGGCGTTCCTGTTCAGCAACGAGGCAACGGGAGAGAAGGAGTTCGGGATGGGCGTGGGCACCCTGGTGCTGCTGGTGAACGTGGCGCTGCTCACCGGCTATCTGCTGGGGTGCCATTCGCTGCGACACCTGGCGGGCGGCAAGATCGACTGCTTCTCGTGTGCGCGCTACGGGCGCGCGCGTTTCCATATATGGCGCGGAATGAGCTTCTTCAACGCGGACCACATGTTCTGGGCGTGGACCAGCCTGGTGACCGTGTGCCTGGCGGACCTTTACGTGCGGCTGGTGGCGACGGGGGTGATTGCGGACCTGCGGATTCTGTAG